In a single window of the Streptomyces sp. 846.5 genome:
- a CDS encoding MBL fold metallo-hydrolase — protein sequence MKLAPHLHRLGNDVVACYLIDTPEGITLVDAGLPGHWSDLQRELQSLGKTAGDIRGLVLTHGDSDHIGFAERLRREHGVPVFVHAADAVRARTGEKPKTAFGPMRIGPTLGFFGYSIRKNGLRTQYIQEVTEIAGGETLDLPGSPVIVQMPGHSPGSVAVHVPLADAVFVGDALTTRHVLTGRTGPQPAPFTDDPAEALASLERIAGLQASWVLPGHGAPSHASPAEVTEAVKQAGA from the coding sequence ATGAAGCTCGCTCCGCACCTGCACCGCCTCGGCAACGACGTGGTGGCGTGCTACCTGATCGACACCCCCGAAGGAATCACCCTCGTCGACGCGGGCCTCCCCGGCCACTGGAGCGACCTGCAGCGCGAGCTGCAGTCCCTGGGGAAGACCGCCGGCGACATCCGCGGACTCGTGCTGACCCACGGGGACTCCGACCACATCGGATTCGCCGAACGCCTGCGGCGTGAGCACGGGGTGCCGGTCTTCGTGCATGCCGCCGACGCCGTCCGCGCCCGTACCGGTGAGAAGCCCAAGACCGCGTTCGGCCCCATGCGGATCGGCCCCACGCTCGGCTTCTTCGGGTACTCCATCCGCAAGAACGGCCTGCGTACCCAGTACATCCAGGAGGTGACCGAGATCGCCGGAGGCGAAACCCTGGACCTTCCCGGAAGCCCGGTGATCGTGCAGATGCCGGGACACTCGCCGGGCAGCGTCGCGGTGCATGTGCCGCTCGCCGACGCCGTCTTCGTCGGGGACGCCCTGACGACCCGGCACGTGCTGACCGGGCGCACCGGCCCGCAGCCCGCGCCGTTCACGGACGATCCGGCCGAGGCGCTCGCCTCACTCGAAAGGATCGCCGGGCTGCAGGCCTCCTGGGTTCTCCCCGGCCACGGCGCCCCCTCGCACGCGTCCCCGGCCGAGGTGACCGAGGCGGTCAAGCAGGCCGGCGCGTAG
- a CDS encoding RICIN domain-containing protein — MHPHRRRLTVPLAALATGILAAGILPATTAHAADTSVTVAFATAGGAPSYHASGTIYGMTPTGSLPQDHFYTDIKWHFMRAGGAQLNSGGYATSLADYQTRWASTLAQYKRTAALGGTFVILPHDLWGADGTTSQAFPGDNGDWTAFDAFVTQLIGDVKANSMTVQWDLWNEPDGSGFWARTQTQYLAMWSRFYAAVRAAFPSQLIVGPSSAGQPSSSNTWWKTYLAYVKANNVAPDIYSWHDEPGDPVTDASAANTLLSSYGLTNTRPYQINEYATASMQTPGGGGWFISRLERAGADGLRGNWASGTALHDDEAALLTKNSAGQYLPKGEWFTYRFYGSQTGNIVNFIPGTNTDGFATKDNTAGNAKILLGSNGNTGNVTVNLTGLNTTSVVSGGQVRAILQRLPYISGAAMNGPVTVSDTNLTVSSNSASLTVPWTDSRDGYTITLLPPTNTTISTVAISENGGNQCLDDTNLSTANGTQYQQYNCEGGYQQMLDFKPVAGVANTYTVVNELSGKCLDILGASTAEGAAVDQWTCNGGTNQEFTLQPVTALGNSQDYQLVAVNSGKCVDVTGVSTAPGALIHQWTCDAASALATKKNQIWRLTGKA, encoded by the coding sequence ATGCATCCGCACCGCCGCAGACTGACCGTCCCCCTCGCCGCCCTGGCCACCGGAATCCTGGCCGCCGGGATCCTGCCCGCCACCACCGCGCACGCCGCCGACACCAGCGTCACCGTCGCCTTCGCCACCGCCGGCGGCGCCCCCAGCTACCACGCCTCGGGCACCATCTACGGGATGACCCCCACCGGGTCGCTGCCCCAGGACCACTTCTACACCGACATCAAGTGGCACTTCATGCGCGCCGGCGGCGCCCAGCTCAACAGCGGCGGCTACGCCACCAGCCTGGCCGACTACCAGACCCGTTGGGCCTCCACCCTGGCCCAGTACAAGCGCACCGCCGCGCTGGGCGGCACCTTCGTGATCCTCCCGCACGACCTCTGGGGTGCCGACGGCACCACCAGCCAGGCCTTCCCCGGCGACAACGGCGACTGGACCGCGTTCGACGCCTTCGTCACCCAGCTCATCGGGGACGTCAAGGCCAACAGCATGACCGTCCAGTGGGACCTGTGGAACGAGCCCGACGGCAGCGGGTTCTGGGCCCGCACCCAGACCCAGTACCTGGCGATGTGGTCCCGTTTCTACGCCGCCGTCCGCGCCGCCTTCCCCAGCCAGCTCATCGTCGGCCCCAGCAGCGCCGGCCAGCCCAGTTCGAGCAACACCTGGTGGAAGACCTACCTGGCCTACGTCAAGGCCAACAACGTCGCCCCCGACATCTACAGCTGGCACGACGAACCCGGGGACCCCGTCACCGACGCCTCGGCGGCCAACACCCTGCTGTCGAGCTACGGGCTGACCAACACCCGGCCCTACCAGATCAACGAGTACGCCACCGCCTCCATGCAGACCCCGGGCGGAGGCGGCTGGTTCATCTCCCGCCTGGAGCGCGCGGGCGCCGACGGCCTGCGCGGCAACTGGGCCTCCGGCACGGCCCTGCACGACGACGAGGCGGCGCTGCTCACCAAGAACAGCGCCGGACAGTACCTGCCCAAGGGCGAGTGGTTCACCTACCGCTTCTACGGCTCGCAGACCGGGAACATCGTCAACTTCATCCCCGGCACCAACACCGACGGCTTCGCCACCAAGGACAACACCGCCGGCAACGCCAAGATCCTGCTCGGCAGCAACGGCAACACCGGCAATGTCACCGTCAACCTGACCGGCCTGAACACCACCTCCGTGGTCTCCGGCGGGCAGGTCCGCGCGATCCTGCAGCGCCTGCCCTACATCAGCGGCGCGGCCATGAACGGACCGGTCACCGTCTCGGACACCAACCTCACGGTCAGCTCCAACAGCGCCTCGCTGACCGTCCCGTGGACCGACTCCCGCGACGGCTACACCATCACCCTGCTGCCGCCGACCAACACCACCATCTCCACCGTCGCGATCAGCGAGAACGGTGGCAACCAGTGCCTGGACGACACCAACCTCAGCACCGCCAACGGCACCCAGTACCAGCAGTACAACTGCGAGGGCGGGTACCAGCAGATGCTCGACTTCAAGCCGGTCGCCGGAGTGGCCAACACCTATACCGTCGTCAACGAACTCAGCGGCAAGTGCCTGGACATCCTCGGCGCTTCCACCGCTGAGGGCGCCGCCGTCGACCAGTGGACCTGCAACGGCGGCACCAACCAGGAGTTCACGCTCCAGCCCGTCACCGCGCTCGGCAACAGCCAGGACTACCAGCTCGTGGCCGTCAACAGCGGCAAGTGCGTGGACGTCACCGGTGTCTCCACCGCCCCCGGCGCGCTGATCCACCAGTGGACCTGCGATGCGGCGAGCGCGCTGGCCACCAAGAAGAACCAGATCTGGCGGTTGACCGGCAAGGCCTGA